agtccccgaactctaaatttctcctcagaaatgaatgacgacggactgagagccgagctagatcttgccgaagaaagaagagaattggcatgcataaaagcagccaagtacaaggagcaagtagcccggtattacaaccaaagggtgaagaagctgcaatttcaagtgggagatctcgtcttgagaaacaacgaagtaagccgagcagaaaagctgggcaagctcgaacccacatgggaaggtccgtatcgggtgtcagaagtcctcggcaaagggtcttacaaattggctcacatgtcaggagaacaggtaccccgaacatggcacatttccaacctcaaaaagttccatttgtaagagacagtccggtcagtcagtcttgagtcctgttcggtcaatgtgctttctttggtttgcttggtctttgtttgtctatgtgcgttttgtctatgtgcgttgtgtctgtctatgtgcgtgtcgtctcttacaaatgttactgaggtatcttgttcttcaaaggctgatcccctttttagaacatatataagctaacgattgtgagtcaaagcttctacagaagatacaagaccacaattcagcttaaacaagcagttcgtctgaaacgagctgcaacaagccaacgattgtgagtcaaagcttctacagaagatacaagaccacaattcagcttaaacaagcagttcgtctgaaacgagctgcaacaagccaacgattgtgagtcaaagcttctacagaagatacaagaccacaattcagcttaaacaagcagttcgtctgaaacgagctgcaataagccaacgattgtgaagtccaagcttctaaagaggatacaagaccacaattcagcttaagaatcaagcacttcgtctgaaacgaactgcaacgaaagtccaactctcgcgataaaacttgcctgaattaggacaagggaaagtccgatccacgcgataaaactcgccgaattaggacaagggaaagtccgatccccaaattaggacaacggaaagtccgatccgagcgataaaactcgccaaattaggacacaagactagtccggtcaaagatgtttatttcatcagaccaaagacgagtccggtcaaagatgtttatttcatcagaccaaagacgagtccggtcaaagaagagttcacttcataagaccgaggacaaacatcaacttaccccgtacctttatccagaataccgaagtaattcacttcgctttccgggaggggtagtgatggagtacgtactaaacaagccacaatctcagtaaagcccatcagcccaagaaagagtatcagttcggcatgactaaagagttcagttcggcacaaccaaagagttcggccccagcctacagctcagtaaaagccaaccaatcaaactctgctctcaggtcggcatcaagctctactcttagatcggcaaaagctactcggcaataattcagcagttcggtctcagtattcgaccgaactgggagatagcggactcatgcatgacctccacgacatccacgacataattactgatgatgtaagccactgcctagttagtggccacgcaggatctcatgacctccacgacatccacgacataattactgatgatgtaagccactgcctagttagtggccatgcaggatctcatgacctccatgacctccacgacttagggtggtgatgcaagccacaatctctgttcaatatataaatagaacttagatctgacagAAGAGGACTCTCACTCTTTCGTTCTCTAGAGACAGAATAGATTATATAGCAAgtgtgtattgtaagctgtaatcccagatcaagcaatacaactctgccctcttttcttcccgtggacgtagatttacttcagtaaatcgaaccacgtaaaatcattgtgtcgtgatctttattctctaccagcatttacaaacatcagaaattcgcggcttCATCAAGGAGCGGATTGACGCGATCGTCGCCAGCGAAATTGAGGCCGGGGAGTGTGGTTGTGACTGTGACGTGGCGGAGAATTGTGCGGATTTGAAGGATTCGCGTGAGATTGAGTGCGATTCAGGCGGAATTGAGGCCGGGGATTTGGGGGAATCGTGTGGGATGGAGAGGGGTAGGGAGGATTGTGAGGTGAAGGGGAGtgggggaagagagagagagttgttggagaagatggtgAAGGAGAATGAGAAGATGGTGAGGATGATGAGGGAGTTGTTTGAGAGGAATGAGGCGCAGACGAGGATGCTGAACGCGCTGACGCAGCGCGTGGGGATGTTGGAGAGGGTGATCGTGTGTGATAGgatgaggaggaagaagaagaagaaggccgCACCATTGCCCTGTACAGACAAATAGTTTGTTTACTTATTGATGGAAATTCGTATTGTAATCGAGTTGAGTTAAATTGAATGTTGACAACGTGTTTTGTTCACAAGTGCGTAGAGTCGATATGATTTTGCTCATTTTGCAGCTCaaaaattttgtaaattgtcCAACAAGCTAGGTCGAGAGAGTTATgcgagggagggagggaggggtGATGCGGGTAACGTGACGTTTTGCATTTCGCCCGCCTCGGGCCTACTACAGAGGCTCATTAACTGCCTAAGAGCATAAATAACCCCGTCCCAAGTTTTGGCCCAAAGTctcctccacgtcatcattcctctacagttgctgCCCGGCCTGAGAagcctctaaccctgcaggccgcaactaataataacactattcacaactccaacctattttaaacataaaaaaaacgccggaaatttataacacggaaaatttaatttcgccgaatactgcaaaattacaacatataaattttaaaactgaaaataaaatacataaaaacataacgtcaatgctggaaaacgttggtgcgagtccaaatttcttcgattagatcagcttggaggcgagtgtgttgttcctcttggtgcatcgcagctgaacgggccatgatattgcggatgtcgggaggaaggccctgcacgggcggctcggtgacaacgtagtcactcccggtgctggcgagcggatcgtcgctccacgatgtgacgttatcttgctcgtcctcaacgatcatgttatgcattatgatacatgcatacatgatgtcggcaatgtgtgaccgctgccaaccatgggccgctcccttcacgatagcccaccgcgcttggaggactccgaatgcacgctcgacatctttccgcgccgcctcttgccttcgggcaaacattgccctccgatcggttgtcggagctgtgatagtcttcacgaacacgcGCCATCTagggtagatcccgtctgccagatagtaccccatactataccgacgttggttggccgtgaactctatGTTCGGTGCTCGCCCGAcacacaagtcgttgaacaatggagactcgttcaacacattgaggtcgttgttggaccccgcaacaccaaagtaggcatgccagatccacaatcgttggtcggcaacggcctccaagACAATCGTCGGATGTGTGTCtttgtgcccgctagtgtattgtcctctccaagccgttggacaattcttccactgccagtgcatacagttgatgcttccaagcatccccgggaaataatccgtgaaaagccgcaaCGCAGCTGCttcacggtctcggtgaatatacatccgggaacgtggtacccgggtttgttcttcgttccaagcttggaagtgttcaacttcgttgttcatttcttcttggattgccggcAGCGCCTCGCCTAACACCCGTGTCAAttgatcttcgaatattctttgacgaggaggcattttttggaattataagaagagatttgaagttgaatgtggagttgaatgtgtatgaaaatgaagtagtatttataaaaaaaattcgaattttaaaaaaattcggttGCGGCCCAGCCCGAGAAGCTTGTAACGCTGGGCCGAGACTCGCAGATGCGGCCCGGCTCTCGAATaacgccgtcccaggccgggCCGCGGGACGGGCACCAGGCCGCGATCGCGGCACGGGGACCGCCCAGTCCATGCCGCCTTCTCCTCCAACGCGCGGGACGGGCAgggactcgcgagatgcggcccggccccaaGCGTTATTCAtggctctaagagcatctccaatgctttCGCCCAGCCATAgtccagccacaaactcctcatcccacatcatcagcactaaaaatcctcctgccacattaaggacaagcaaatagtccagcaatagcctagccacatcaccccaaattatataaaacaaataattgacaatcacacaaaatacggaataaaatgtacgacacagatacgagaaaattaaataatattatttaaaataaaaaagtacaataaaaaaatacattaatttaaaaaaatactttattaaaaaaaaacacgacatccgcctcactcctcgtctccgtcgccccCCTCGCCACCGCCACCGTCGCCGCCACCTCCGTATCCGTCGGAACCCCCGGTCTTCAAATtgtcacgcatgctcacgagcattgcgtgaagaaaactcttctcctcggtgTCCGTCGCCGTccgccattcggctaacgtcttggccatctgagcgcgcgtttgttgacgcacGAATAATTTGAGATCCTCCGACGACTGGCCAATGGGGGATGCCAACtgtacctcctgggaccccccgACGCCCCCCTCacctcccgttgcgcccgcctttgaccaaccgggcgagttcggcgagcgaacgatggaggggacgggagctcctgagcatcctcggggaggtcgtgagaaccgccgctgctgccgctgtaatcaccggtatagttcagtcgttgcttcttcagccagccagcgtcgacacctgcccggaacttctcggagtccatcagcacctcgtagcagttccagtaggtgaactccttatataatccgggctgggggaaggctttctccgctatcctcctgtagtcatcctctgtttggccactgctctgcatggggagggcgttggcgtacaagcccgaaaatcgcgagaccccagccctgattcggtcccaccccttccggcacttctccccggtgcgcggcctcccctccgggcaaaatctcatgTAGGCAGCAGCAATTttggcccacatgttgacgatcatCTGATTGTTCGAAGCCAGAGGATCAtcacagacactcacccacgccttggaaagcgcgacgttctctgcgtccgtccacttcctccgcaCCGAGGGGTCGTCCtcaaccggctgcgacgactggCCGACCCTCTTGTCCTTCcctttgcccttcttctttgcggGGCCCCGACGCCGCCCTACTCCCCcttttgaacgggagtttccggaacaccgagaagatcaaaccccaattcctctaaggagaaagtctcatattgcgtgaactgcgcctccattggggtcgatgtgtgcgaagaatcagtcgaaaaatcaaaactggggcgatagacgttcccccggcggcgtcccctgcgtcgccggtacccccgccgcgtcccctgcgtcgccggtacccccgccggcgtcccctgcatcccagGTGTCCACCCCGGCATAGCCGGTAAACCCCCTGGCATACTCCCCCCGGTGCCatccccgggcatcatctgctgtcacgggtacatgttgtaacccgggcatcggaccccatccacctcccacgggtaccgggggagtttgagacccgctcgtcactggagtaccttcgttgttgttctccatttcacgttattgatcttgtacagaaattaagatagagagagtactcgttaaaacaagtggtgtgaatgaaaatgacgtgcaaatcgggtatatatagtgtttcgaaaataaaaaaaaataaaattcgcTCGCCGACCGCTCGCTGGTCCACCGCCTGCAATGgtggcgagcggaccggcgagcgctagccgattttttcgccgaaatggcgctcgccggttccaatggttcagCGAGCGGACCGGTGAGCGTcggaaatcggctagccggcccgctcgccgccattggagatgctctaatagatATGTTGTGTGGAGCATTTTTTGTtacatatatttaattattatttttaaaaaaataggaaaaatattttgaactttAAAAATGTTCACACTATTCAAATATATTCGTTAACTAATGAGTTTCTacttactttttgctttttttaatcATTCTATATTCACTTATAAATGTTAAACTGAACCTATACATATTCCAAAAAATCTCTTTAATCAAATTTTACTTTTgggatatattttttaattcgatatagattttaagaaatacgaaaaaaatataataaattagtCTCATTCCcaatattagtattaaaataagaatatggttataataatttaatgtaGTGTTTGGTtatttaccaaaaatgatagaaaaaaataaatgagatttTAGACTGTGGATATTTCAAAATAACTAATGGGACATTATCACAAAATTATACGATAAAACaatattttaggaaatgttttaTTGAATGCATATGGAGTGTTTTTTTAACAATTATCGTATTATTCTTCATTATATACTTTCTCAGTTCCCATTATAAGTCAAAATTCTTGGCGGCACGAGATtcaagaaatattaagaaaggtggatagaaaaaaattagtggaatatgagttatatatatatatatatatatattatatttaaatgaaatgtgagtgaatgaTTTAGCATAATGTGTGAcactattaccatttatgataaaaatgaatcgAGAATCTTATTaatggacggactaaaatggataAATGAGCCTCCTATTTGCCCTCGGAGGGAGTATTCTTTAGTGTCCGTTACTATTTTGAATTTAGGATTAATCGCTTATACACTGTGATTAAATTTCTACATAGCCCATATTGTTGAAAAGTATATTTCTCCAAATTCCGACTCATAAGATTCAAATTCAGAATTAAagattgttgatattttgtttgGATCTAATGTTGGgccaatataaaaataaattaataaggaATCTTATACTCTAACTAATGATACTCAAAATTTGGggctaaataaaaataaattattaatttgtgcatcttacaataataataattcccCATTTATTTTAAGTTATAGTGATTTGACCTAATTGAACCTTACTTTAGAAGTTAGAATAATTAGAAATTCTCCTATATGTGAAGTCCATAATAGCAGAATCCTCCACTAGAATCCAGAAGAATTCCGCTTCTCTTTGAATTGACCATAATACCCTGAGACGAACTTTCCAGAAATATCACCCCTTTCCCTCCTTTCCCATATATACTAATACGATCTTCATTCACCCAAAGCTATTAATCACCAAACaatcaaaatcatcaaaaatTTTCAGCTCGATAAGATTTCTGCTTCAAAATCTCTAATATTTCTCGCGTTTGAATCTCGGAAATGTATAGTCCGTTCTTCACAAACAGCCGGAGATACCAGCAGCCCTACCCGACTTACCATCCATTTCACCCCGTTTACCACGCCGATCCGATTACGGAGGAGATACGGCCGGCGGAGACGGTCGCCGCGCCGAAAGTAGTTCGGATTCCGGTCCGGTTTGCAGGATCCGAGCGATTAGACCGGACGGAGTCAGCCGTGAAGATTCAGAAGGTTTTCAGGGGGTTTCTAGCGAGGAAGAGCCTGCGGAAGGTGAAGGACATCAAAATCGAGGTGGATAAGATCGAGGAGAGGCTGAAGCGCCGCGAAACCGTTGAATTGCTGAAGACGGACGCGAAGGAGCGGCTACGGATGAGCGAGAG
This sequence is a window from Salvia splendens isolate huo1 chromosome 5, SspV2, whole genome shotgun sequence. Protein-coding genes within it:
- the LOC121804312 gene encoding BAG family molecular chaperone regulator 5, mitochondrial-like encodes the protein MYSPFFTNSRRYQQPYPTYHPFHPVYHADPITEEIRPAETVAAPKVVRIPVRFAGSERLDRTESAVKIQKVFRGFLARKSLRKVKDIKIEVDKIEERLKRRETVELLKTDAKERLRMSESLMSLLLKLDSIRGVDLGVRACRKAVIRKAIGLQERIDAIVAGEI